The proteins below are encoded in one region of Candidatus Saccharimonadales bacterium:
- the rplE gene encoding 50S ribosomal protein L5, producing MNRLQAKYQNELVSQLQKELKLSNVHQVPRIEKVVINVGAGRSLNDSRILETAKNTLCKITGQQPVVTTASKSIAGFKLREGQAIGTKVTLRGQNMYEFLDRLISIVLPRTRDFRGLSVKAFDPHGNYSLGLTDQSVFPELSYEDANVLHGLQINVVTNSNPAQAQALLHALGLPFERSENG from the coding sequence GTGAACCGTCTCCAAGCTAAATATCAGAATGAGTTAGTCAGTCAGCTCCAGAAAGAGCTGAAGCTGTCCAACGTCCATCAAGTTCCACGCATCGAGAAGGTGGTGATCAACGTGGGTGCTGGTCGTTCTCTTAATGACAGTCGAATTCTCGAGACTGCTAAGAATACTCTATGTAAGATTACCGGTCAGCAGCCAGTTGTGACTACTGCCAGTAAGAGCATCGCTGGGTTTAAATTGCGCGAGGGTCAAGCTATCGGCACCAAGGTGACACTACGTGGACAGAATATGTACGAGTTTCTCGACCGCCTGATTAGTATCGTTCTACCCCGTACGCGTGATTTTCGTGGCCTGTCGGTAAAAGCGTTTGATCCGCACGGCAACTACAGCCTAGGCTTAACCGATCAGAGCGTCTTTCCTGAACTGTCTTACGAAGATGCCAATGTCTTACACGGTCTACAAATTAACGTAGTAACTAACAGTAATCCAGCCCAAGCCCAAGCTTTACTGCACGCACTGGGACTACCCTTTGAAAGGAGTGAAAATGGCTAA
- the rplX gene encoding 50S ribosomal protein L24, with the protein MKIKKGDTVIIRSGRDKGKTGTVTEVLPQLNKVVVDGINIVKRALKPTQKHPKGGIVESPAPLDVSNVGLVHPDDKQRASRIGYVIKGDKKVRVYRQSNDKEVK; encoded by the coding sequence ATGAAAATCAAAAAAGGCGATACTGTTATCATTCGCTCTGGCCGCGACAAGGGCAAGACCGGTACCGTGACCGAGGTGTTGCCTCAGTTGAATAAGGTAGTGGTGGATGGTATAAATATAGTAAAGCGTGCCCTGAAGCCGACACAGAAGCACCCCAAGGGTGGCATCGTTGAATCGCCAGCACCACTAGATGTGAGTAACGTCGGTTTGGTCCATCCGGACGATAAGCAACGAGCCAGCCGGATCGGCTATGTAATTAAAGGTGATAAGAAAGTACGCGTCTATCGCCAGTCTAATGATAAGGAAGTTAAGTGA